In one window of Gemmatimonadaceae bacterium DNA:
- a CDS encoding NAD(P)H-dependent glycerol-3-phosphate dehydrogenase yields MHPERCVVIGAGAWGTALADLLARSGNQVALWAREEDVVDSVNRSHRNRFLASHSIHESVRAFGDVCEAARDARVAIFVTPSHALRAVARSVRPAIGRDTVVVVASKGVEEDTLALMSDVAEEELGSPPLVALSGPTFAAEVAAGQPTAIVAASEDEATALVAQRIFSGSNLRPYTHDDVIGVELGGALKNVMAVATGIADGLGLGHNARAALITRGLAEMTRLGVALGGRQATFAGLAGLGDLVLTCTGGLSRNRAVGVAVGKGASLDAALAGRETVAEGVVTTRSARALAAREGVDMPIVDAVYRVLFEGEPARDAMRALMSRELRSEGD; encoded by the coding sequence TTGCATCCCGAGCGATGTGTGGTCATAGGTGCCGGCGCGTGGGGCACGGCGCTGGCGGATCTGCTCGCGCGCTCCGGCAACCAGGTCGCGCTGTGGGCGCGGGAAGAGGACGTCGTCGACAGCGTCAACAGATCCCACCGCAACCGGTTTCTCGCGAGCCACTCGATTCACGAGTCGGTCCGGGCGTTCGGGGACGTGTGTGAAGCGGCGCGCGACGCGCGGGTCGCGATCTTCGTGACGCCGTCGCACGCGCTCCGAGCCGTGGCGCGGTCGGTGCGCCCGGCGATCGGGCGGGATACGGTGGTCGTAGTGGCCAGCAAGGGCGTCGAGGAGGACACGCTCGCGCTGATGAGCGACGTAGCGGAAGAAGAGCTCGGCTCGCCTCCGCTGGTGGCGCTTTCAGGACCGACCTTCGCCGCCGAGGTCGCGGCGGGACAGCCGACGGCGATCGTCGCCGCCTCGGAGGACGAGGCGACGGCGCTGGTGGCACAGCGCATATTCAGCGGCTCGAATCTCCGGCCGTACACGCACGACGACGTGATCGGGGTGGAGCTCGGCGGGGCGCTCAAGAACGTGATGGCCGTTGCCACGGGAATCGCCGACGGCCTCGGGCTCGGACACAACGCGCGCGCCGCGCTGATCACGCGCGGGCTCGCCGAGATGACGCGGCTCGGAGTCGCGCTCGGCGGAAGACAGGCGACGTTCGCGGGGTTGGCCGGCCTCGGCGATCTGGTGCTGACGTGCACCGGCGGCCTCAGCCGGAACCGCGCGGTCGGGGTCGCGGTGGGGAAGGGCGCGTCGCTGGACGCGGCGCTCGCGGGGAGAGAGACGGTGGCCGAGGGAGTTGTAACGACTCGCAGCGCGCGCGCCCTGGCCGCGCGGGAGGGAGTGGACATGCCGATTGTGGACGCCGTGTACCGCGTGCTGTTCGAGGGCGAGCCGGCGCGGGATGCCATGCGCGCGCTCATGTCGCGCGAGCTGCGGTCGGAGGGTGATTGA
- the der gene encoding ribosome biogenesis GTPase Der, translating to MNIPVVAIVGRPNVGKSALFNRIIGDNSAIVSDEAGTTRDRHFGRADWSGRQFWLVDTGGLADDPRMPMDVEIRRQVGEAISEADLMLLVVDAKAGLHPSDRKVVDLLRDSQKPWLLVANKVDNPASTDFYEFYELGAGDPLPVSAANGKNSGELLDAIVEKIPEVTEEPPDELRVAVVGRPNVGKSSLVNKLLGEERLVVADDAGTTRDAIDTPVTYHGRPMVFVDTAGLRRQAKVSEGIEFYSTLRTRRAIESATVCVLLIDAVEGLHNQDLKIANLAWEAGRGLIVVVNKWDLAVKDDKSAAKFQKEAGEKAPFLKFVPFLFTSALTGQRVQKLFDLILQVDAERQKRISTSQVNNTLGELVARRQPPQAAGHEIKLNYATQVETAPPMIAVFGNNPEKVQEHYIRYLHNGFREAWGFTGNPLRVVMRRKSG from the coding sequence GTGAACATTCCCGTCGTAGCGATCGTAGGCCGGCCGAACGTCGGCAAGTCGGCGTTGTTCAACCGCATCATCGGTGACAACTCCGCGATTGTGAGCGACGAGGCCGGCACGACGCGCGACCGGCATTTCGGCAGGGCCGACTGGAGCGGGCGCCAGTTCTGGCTCGTGGACACGGGCGGGCTGGCGGACGATCCGCGCATGCCGATGGACGTCGAGATCCGGCGGCAGGTGGGCGAGGCCATCAGCGAGGCCGACCTGATGCTCCTCGTCGTGGACGCGAAGGCGGGGCTGCACCCGAGCGACCGGAAGGTCGTGGACCTGCTGCGCGACTCGCAGAAGCCGTGGCTGCTCGTCGCCAACAAGGTGGACAATCCCGCCAGCACGGACTTCTACGAGTTCTACGAGCTGGGCGCGGGCGACCCGCTGCCGGTATCGGCGGCCAACGGCAAGAACTCGGGCGAGCTGCTCGACGCCATCGTCGAGAAGATCCCCGAAGTCACGGAAGAGCCGCCCGACGAGCTGCGCGTTGCCGTGGTGGGCCGGCCGAACGTCGGCAAGTCTTCACTCGTCAACAAGCTGCTCGGCGAGGAGCGGCTGGTGGTGGCCGACGACGCCGGCACCACGCGCGACGCCATCGACACCCCCGTCACGTACCACGGCCGTCCCATGGTGTTCGTGGACACGGCGGGTCTCCGCCGGCAAGCGAAGGTCAGCGAAGGGATCGAGTTCTACTCGACGCTGCGGACGCGGCGCGCGATCGAGAGCGCCACGGTCTGCGTGCTGCTCATCGACGCCGTCGAGGGCTTGCACAACCAGGATCTCAAGATCGCGAACCTCGCGTGGGAGGCCGGGCGCGGGCTGATCGTCGTGGTCAACAAGTGGGATCTCGCCGTGAAGGACGACAAGAGCGCGGCGAAGTTCCAGAAGGAAGCCGGCGAGAAAGCGCCGTTCCTCAAGTTCGTGCCGTTCCTCTTCACGTCGGCGCTGACGGGCCAGCGCGTGCAGAAGCTGTTCGATCTGATCCTGCAGGTGGACGCCGAGCGGCAGAAGCGGATCTCCACGTCGCAGGTGAACAACACGCTGGGGGAGCTGGTCGCGCGGAGGCAGCCGCCGCAGGCGGCGGGGCACGAGATCAAGCTCAATTACGCGACGCAGGTGGAGACGGCGCCGCCGATGATCGCCGTGTTCGGAAACAACCCGGAAAAAGTGCAGGAGCATTACATCAGGTACCTGCACAACGGTTTTCGCGAGGCGTGGGGGTTCACCGGCAATCCGCTGAGAGTGGTGATGCGGCGCAAGTCGGGCTGA
- the surE gene encoding 5'/3'-nucleotidase SurE: MRILLSNDDGVFAHGLKCLVKAVEPLGEVTVVAPDREQSAASHSLTLHHPVRPRRIDERTWQVDGTPTDCVMLAVEALLPERPDFVISGINHGQNMGEDVLYSGTVAAAMEGLSLGIPSFAISFAGGDLRADTSMLDDQIEPLSLLLRHLTSLPSYPSHTLFNINMPPIGGGEIKGVRLTRLGRRVYSNSLMPMKDPWGRDIFWIGGGSIEWSGEEDSDFRAVADGYISITPLSLDLTHDKCLSDRESWWREP, encoded by the coding sequence GTGCGCATACTGCTCTCGAATGACGACGGCGTCTTCGCCCACGGCCTCAAGTGCCTGGTCAAGGCGGTGGAGCCGCTGGGTGAGGTGACCGTCGTCGCGCCGGACCGCGAGCAGAGCGCGGCCAGCCATTCGCTGACGCTGCACCATCCCGTGCGCCCGCGGCGGATAGACGAGCGGACGTGGCAGGTTGACGGAACGCCTACCGACTGCGTCATGCTCGCGGTGGAAGCCCTGCTCCCCGAGCGCCCCGACTTCGTAATCAGCGGGATCAATCACGGTCAGAACATGGGCGAGGACGTGTTGTATTCCGGAACCGTCGCGGCCGCGATGGAAGGGCTGTCGCTCGGAATTCCATCCTTCGCGATCTCGTTCGCGGGCGGAGACCTGCGCGCCGACACCTCGATGCTGGACGATCAGATCGAGCCGCTGTCGCTGCTGCTCCGGCATCTCACCAGCCTGCCGTCGTACCCGAGCCACACTCTGTTCAACATCAACATGCCTCCGATCGGCGGCGGGGAGATCAAGGGCGTTCGTCTCACCCGGCTCGGCCGGCGCGTGTACTCGAACTCGCTCATGCCGATGAAGGATCCCTGGGGGCGGGACATTTTCTGGATCGGCGGCGGCTCGATCGAGTGGTCCGGGGAAGAAGACTCCGATTTCCGCGCGGTCGCGGACGGCTACATCTCGATCACGCCGCTCTCGCTCGACCTCACGCACGACAAATGTCTGAGCGATCGGGAGAGCTGGTGGCGGGAACCGTAG
- a CDS encoding glycosyltransferase family 2 protein produces the protein MINKVLAIIPAYNAGELPAKVVLGLKNALPDATILGIDDGSTDETRSVLRSVCDEMIEFDVNRGKGTVLRAGFAFAIEGGYDAVLTIDADGQHDPAFAPAMLKALENADIVIGARQISGKAVPWHRRIANILSSATTRAISKVEISDSQSGYRAIRTEVLKNVHAVGDRYDYEQDFLFRAARQGYRFAEIPISTVYGAPSHFRAAVDAWRIVRVLWRHKAGIFR, from the coding sequence ATGATCAACAAAGTTCTGGCCATCATTCCGGCCTACAACGCGGGCGAGCTGCCCGCCAAGGTCGTCCTCGGACTCAAGAATGCCCTGCCGGACGCGACCATTCTCGGGATAGACGACGGCTCGACGGACGAGACGCGCTCGGTGCTGCGGTCGGTGTGCGACGAGATGATCGAGTTCGACGTCAATCGCGGAAAGGGGACGGTGCTGCGCGCGGGCTTCGCCTTCGCCATCGAAGGCGGCTACGACGCCGTGCTGACCATCGACGCGGACGGCCAGCACGATCCGGCGTTCGCGCCCGCCATGCTGAAGGCGCTGGAGAACGCGGACATCGTAATCGGCGCGCGGCAGATCAGCGGCAAGGCGGTGCCGTGGCACCGCCGCATAGCGAACATCCTTTCGTCCGCCACGACGCGCGCGATATCCAAGGTCGAAATCAGCGACAGCCAGTCGGGCTACCGCGCGATCCGCACCGAGGTGCTGAAGAACGTGCACGCCGTCGGCGACCGGTACGACTACGAGCAGGATTTCCTGTTCCGGGCGGCGCGGCAGGGTTACCGGTTCGCGGAGATCCCCATTTCCACCGTGTACGGCGCACCCAGCCACTTCCGCGCCGCGGTCGATGCATGGCGCATCGTCCGCGTGCTCTGGCGGCACAAAGCGGGAATCTTCCGCTAG
- a CDS encoding histidine kinase dimerization/phospho-acceptor domain-containing protein codes for MSEDDCPPEDLRYLVPAALLHDLRTPLSQMLGYSEILLEESEAAGNEHFVQDLKKIRAAGWKLLALMDANFQPLRVVVVESKDA; via the coding sequence ATGAGCGAAGACGACTGCCCGCCGGAGGATCTGCGCTATCTGGTACCCGCGGCGCTGCTGCACGATCTCCGCACGCCGCTCAGCCAGATGCTCGGCTACTCCGAGATACTGCTGGAAGAATCGGAGGCGGCGGGCAACGAGCACTTCGTGCAGGACCTGAAGAAGATTCGCGCTGCGGGCTGGAAGCTGCTCGCGCTGATGGACGCGAACTTTCAGCCGTTGAGGGTGGTCGTGGTGGAAAGCAAGGACGCATAG
- a CDS encoding response regulator: MRPSSHVAMNRNPPLVKEIETYAQDIVETVREPLLMLDNALRVRSANRAFYQTFRVSREETEDRLIYELGNGQWDIPALRTLLEDVIPTSSVFNDFELEHTFPIIGRRIMLLNGRKLRAGSHAELLVLAMEDVTERRRVEADLKAIETYAQNIVDTVREPLLILDTTLRVRSGNRAFYQTFQVSLEETENRLIYELGNGQWDIPALRTLLEDIVPMSSVFNDFELAHDFPVIGWRVMLLNARKLQAGHHGELLVLAMEDVTERRRAEEEVAKAKEASETANKTKSLFLANMSHELRTPLNAILGYSEMLQEEAIERELLEFGGDLEKINSAGKHLLTLINDILDLSKIEAGKMELFLESFEIAGMVNEVACTFQPMVETNANTLHVELAPDLGAMHADQIKVRQALFNLLSNAVKFTQNGSITLEAGREPMDGEDWVVFRITDTGIGLSADQIVKLFQDFTQADASTTRKFGGTGLGLALTRRFCQMMGGDVTVHSTPGEGCVFTIKLPAHVSDPLPELASVKGDVVAGAAGSRVDESGVTLTPGATCILVIDDDPTQRELMNRFLTGEGFNVRAAGSGEEGLRLARQFKPVAITLDVMMPGMDGWSVLSSLKSDLALRDIPVIMVTMVDDPDRGFTLGAADYATKPIDRSRLAQILRKYTCDSPPCPVLLVEDDPSTRALTRKMLEKEGWKVSEAENGRDALESMERERPRLILLDLMMPEMDGFEFAERVRRHPEWRLIPIVVLTAMDLTTDDRQRLNSYVESIIRKGGDSRESLLNQVRDLLDDHRSPLAATQAMYDDAVGVPA, encoded by the coding sequence ATGCGCCCCTCTTCCCACGTAGCGATGAACCGGAATCCCCCGCTGGTCAAGGAAATCGAGACGTACGCCCAGGACATCGTCGAGACGGTGCGGGAGCCGCTGCTCATGCTCGACAATGCCCTCCGCGTCCGCAGCGCGAACCGTGCCTTCTACCAGACGTTCCGCGTCTCCCGCGAGGAGACCGAGGACCGGCTCATCTACGAGCTGGGGAACGGGCAGTGGGACATTCCGGCCCTGCGCACCCTGCTCGAGGACGTGATCCCGACCAGCTCGGTGTTCAACGACTTCGAGCTGGAGCACACCTTCCCGATCATCGGGCGGCGGATCATGCTGCTCAACGGCCGGAAGCTGCGGGCGGGCAGCCACGCCGAGCTGCTGGTGCTCGCGATGGAGGACGTGACCGAGCGCCGGCGCGTGGAAGCGGATCTAAAGGCGATCGAGACGTACGCGCAGAACATCGTCGACACCGTGCGCGAGCCCCTGCTCATTCTCGACACCACGCTGCGCGTGCGGTCCGGCAACCGCGCGTTCTACCAGACATTTCAAGTCTCGCTGGAGGAGACTGAGAACCGCCTGATCTACGAGCTGGGCAACGGTCAGTGGGACATCCCCGCCCTGCGGACGCTGCTGGAAGACATCGTGCCGATGAGCTCCGTGTTCAACGACTTCGAGCTCGCCCACGACTTCCCGGTGATCGGCTGGCGGGTGATGCTGCTCAACGCGCGAAAGCTGCAGGCCGGCCATCACGGCGAGCTGCTGGTGCTGGCGATGGAAGACGTCACCGAGCGCCGGCGCGCGGAAGAGGAAGTCGCCAAGGCGAAGGAAGCGTCGGAGACGGCCAACAAGACCAAGAGCCTCTTCCTCGCCAACATGAGCCACGAGCTGCGCACTCCGCTCAACGCCATTCTTGGCTACTCGGAGATGCTCCAGGAAGAAGCGATCGAGCGGGAGCTCCTGGAGTTCGGCGGCGATCTCGAGAAGATCAACAGCGCGGGCAAGCACCTGCTCACCCTCATCAACGACATTCTGGATCTTTCCAAGATCGAAGCCGGCAAGATGGAGCTGTTCCTGGAGAGCTTCGAGATCGCCGGAATGGTGAATGAAGTGGCCTGCACGTTTCAGCCGATGGTCGAGACGAACGCCAACACGCTGCACGTCGAGCTGGCGCCCGACCTCGGCGCGATGCACGCCGACCAGATCAAGGTTCGCCAGGCGCTGTTCAATCTCCTGTCCAACGCCGTCAAGTTCACGCAGAACGGCAGCATCACGCTCGAGGCCGGCCGGGAGCCGATGGATGGTGAAGACTGGGTCGTATTCCGCATCACGGACACCGGCATCGGCCTGAGCGCCGACCAGATCGTCAAGCTCTTCCAGGACTTCACCCAGGCGGACGCGTCCACCACGCGGAAGTTCGGCGGTACCGGGCTGGGTCTCGCGCTCACCCGGAGATTCTGTCAGATGATGGGCGGCGACGTCACGGTGCACAGCACGCCGGGCGAGGGGTGCGTGTTCACCATCAAGCTTCCGGCGCACGTGTCGGACCCGCTTCCCGAGCTCGCGAGCGTGAAAGGCGACGTAGTCGCCGGCGCCGCAGGCAGCCGAGTGGACGAAAGCGGGGTTACGCTCACACCCGGCGCGACGTGCATTCTCGTGATCGACGACGACCCGACTCAGCGGGAGCTGATGAATCGGTTCCTGACCGGCGAAGGCTTCAATGTGCGCGCCGCTGGTAGCGGAGAGGAAGGGCTTCGGCTCGCGCGCCAGTTCAAGCCGGTCGCGATCACGCTCGACGTGATGATGCCCGGCATGGACGGCTGGAGCGTCTTGTCCTCGCTCAAGTCCGACCTCGCACTGCGGGACATCCCCGTGATCATGGTGACCATGGTGGACGATCCCGACCGTGGCTTCACCCTCGGCGCGGCCGACTACGCCACCAAGCCGATCGATCGCAGCCGCCTGGCGCAGATCCTCCGGAAGTACACGTGCGACAGCCCGCCCTGCCCCGTGCTCCTGGTGGAGGACGATCCGTCCACGCGCGCGCTCACGCGGAAGATGCTGGAGAAGGAAGGCTGGAAGGTCAGCGAGGCCGAGAACGGCCGCGACGCGCTGGAGAGCATGGAGCGGGAGCGCCCGCGCCTCATCCTGCTGGACCTGATGATGCCGGAGATGGACGGCTTCGAGTTCGCCGAGCGCGTTCGCCGGCATCCGGAGTGGCGCTTAATTCCGATCGTGGTCCTGACCGCGATGGATCTCACGACCGACGACCGGCAGCGGCTGAACAGCTACGTGGAGTCGATCATCCGGAAGGGCGGCGACTCGCGCGAATCCCTGCTCAATCAGGTGCGCGATTTGCTGGACGATCACAGGTCGCCCCTCGCCGCGACCCAGGCGATGTATGATGACGCCGTGGGGGTGCCGGCGTGA
- a CDS encoding response regulator: MSGDGGTRLAKILLVEDNEMNRDMLSRRLERKGYQVVLACDGQAGVDMAASETPDLILMDMSLPVLDGWEATRRIKTAPATCHVPVIALTAHAMSGDRDKAIEAGCEDYDTKPIDLPRLLGKIESLLGLAATQKGGAATRT, encoded by the coding sequence GTGAGCGGCGACGGGGGTACGCGCTTGGCGAAGATCCTGCTCGTGGAAGACAATGAGATGAACCGCGACATGCTCTCGCGCAGGCTGGAGCGAAAGGGCTACCAGGTAGTGCTCGCGTGCGACGGCCAGGCGGGCGTGGACATGGCCGCGTCGGAGACGCCCGACCTCATCCTGATGGACATGAGCCTTCCCGTGCTCGACGGCTGGGAGGCGACACGCCGGATCAAGACCGCGCCGGCCACCTGTCACGTTCCGGTGATCGCGCTGACGGCGCACGCCATGTCCGGCGACCGCGACAAGGCGATCGAGGCCGGCTGCGAAGATTACGACACGAAGCCAATCGACCTCCCGCGCTTGCTCGGCAAGATCGAATCGCTGCTCGGTCTGGCGGCGACGCAGAAAGGTGGCGCCGCAACACGGACGTAA
- a CDS encoding DUF512 domain-containing protein: protein MIKVARVVPDSIAEQVGIVPGTALKTVNGRKLADFLDWEFLTAEDELLIEAALPGGDELLLEIERPDAESLGVVLEPPNIRRCANRCEFCFIEGLPTGLRRSLYVRDDDYRLSFAYGNFATLSNLKQRDIDRILEYRLSPLYVSVHATNWEARKVLLNNPRVPNVVEQLTALAAGGIRFHSQMVIVPGLNDGAVLEESISDLWNLGDAVLSCAVVPVGLTQFSHLYTGETMDARNATRILEQVETWGERAQRERGETWIAGSDELYLLAGRELPGEEFYGEFAQIENGVGAVTALRKQVREGLGRLDRLDRLDGMRIGVVTGKSMEPLMPELLAELRRVTGASFELIPLVNTLFGPAIGTAGLLVGADLRAALSSRADLDLALIPAETINDDGLFLDDDSLDALRAAMPMPVLPSYDFVDVLERAPLEAALAA, encoded by the coding sequence ATGATAAAAGTCGCCCGCGTCGTTCCGGACAGCATCGCCGAGCAGGTTGGAATCGTTCCGGGCACGGCGCTCAAGACCGTCAACGGACGCAAGCTCGCCGACTTCCTCGATTGGGAGTTCCTCACCGCCGAGGACGAGCTGCTGATCGAGGCCGCGCTGCCGGGTGGAGACGAGCTCCTTCTCGAGATCGAGCGGCCCGACGCGGAGTCGCTGGGCGTGGTGCTCGAGCCGCCGAACATCCGCCGCTGCGCCAACCGCTGCGAGTTCTGTTTCATCGAAGGGCTGCCCACCGGGCTCCGACGCTCGCTGTACGTCCGCGACGACGACTATCGGCTGTCGTTCGCGTACGGCAATTTTGCCACCCTCTCGAACCTCAAGCAGCGCGACATCGACCGGATTCTCGAGTACAGGCTCTCGCCGCTGTACGTCTCCGTGCACGCGACCAACTGGGAGGCGCGCAAAGTCCTGCTGAACAACCCGCGGGTGCCGAACGTCGTCGAGCAGCTCACTGCGCTCGCCGCGGGCGGAATCCGCTTTCACTCCCAGATGGTGATCGTCCCGGGATTAAACGACGGCGCGGTGCTGGAGGAATCGATTAGCGACCTCTGGAATCTCGGCGACGCGGTGCTCTCGTGCGCGGTGGTGCCGGTGGGTTTGACGCAGTTCTCCCACCTGTACACCGGCGAGACGATGGACGCGAGGAACGCGACGCGCATCCTCGAGCAGGTGGAGACGTGGGGCGAGCGCGCCCAGCGCGAGCGCGGCGAGACCTGGATCGCCGGCTCCGACGAGCTGTATCTGCTCGCCGGACGCGAGCTGCCGGGAGAGGAGTTCTACGGCGAGTTCGCGCAGATCGAGAACGGCGTGGGCGCGGTGACCGCGCTGCGGAAGCAGGTGCGCGAAGGACTCGGCCGGCTCGACCGGCTCGACCGGCTCGACGGGATGCGCATCGGCGTGGTGACCGGCAAGTCCATGGAGCCGTTGATGCCGGAGCTGCTCGCCGAGCTGCGCCGCGTCACGGGCGCGTCGTTCGAGCTGATACCGTTGGTCAACACGCTGTTCGGACCCGCGATCGGCACGGCGGGGCTGCTCGTGGGCGCGGACCTGCGCGCCGCACTCTCGTCGCGCGCGGATCTCGACCTCGCGCTGATTCCGGCGGAGACGATCAACGACGACGGCCTGTTCCTCGACGACGACTCACTGGATGCGCTGCGCGCCGCCATGCCGATGCCCGTGCTGCCGTCGTATGATTTCGTGGACGTGCTCGAGCGCGCGCCGCTCGAAGCGGCGCTGGCAGCGTGA
- a CDS encoding MerR family transcriptional regulator produces the protein MAPQRKGNGGSQIREFFSIGDVCGLTGLKPHVLRYWESQFKFLSPAKNRSGNRVYQRKEVELIMLVKHLLYSEKYTIDGARQKIEDHRKAGELRAVARAALDSQTVGSMEQDLKEILALLDGTQPTK, from the coding sequence ATGGCGCCCCAGCGCAAGGGAAACGGCGGCAGCCAGATTCGCGAGTTCTTTTCGATCGGGGACGTGTGCGGGCTCACCGGCCTCAAGCCGCACGTGCTCCGGTATTGGGAGAGCCAGTTCAAGTTCCTGAGCCCGGCCAAGAACCGCTCGGGGAACCGCGTGTACCAGCGCAAGGAAGTCGAGCTGATCATGCTGGTGAAGCACCTGCTGTACTCGGAGAAGTACACGATCGACGGGGCGCGCCAGAAGATCGAGGACCACCGCAAGGCGGGCGAGCTGCGCGCCGTCGCGCGCGCGGCGCTGGATTCGCAAACGGTGGGCTCGATGGAGCAGGACCTCAAGGAGATTCTCGCACTGCTCGACGGAACCCAGCCAACTAAATGA
- the plsY gene encoding glycerol-3-phosphate 1-O-acyltransferase PlsY, with protein sequence MHPVAAVVLAYLLGSVPFAYLAGRARGVDLRQHGSGNLGATNAVRVLGTTTGVVVYLLDTLKGFLPVFLLVPLVVAARLDLWAIAIGVAAIAGHVRPVYLAFHKGGKGVATAGGVFLALAPLATAVGLAVWVLAFLPTGYVSLASIVTAVLFPFALLATGTPARSALFVVAVIVALFVVWTHRQNIARLRRGEEHRFRRGKRGAGATHPARFRS encoded by the coding sequence ATGCACCCGGTCGCGGCGGTCGTGCTCGCGTACCTCCTGGGCTCCGTCCCCTTCGCGTACCTCGCGGGACGCGCGCGCGGAGTGGATCTGCGCCAACACGGGTCCGGCAACCTCGGCGCGACCAACGCCGTGCGCGTGCTCGGCACGACCACCGGCGTGGTGGTCTATCTCCTCGACACGCTCAAGGGATTTCTCCCGGTGTTCCTGCTCGTGCCGCTGGTCGTCGCGGCGCGGCTCGATCTGTGGGCGATCGCGATCGGAGTAGCAGCCATCGCGGGCCACGTCCGGCCAGTGTATCTCGCTTTCCATAAAGGCGGCAAGGGCGTGGCGACGGCCGGCGGGGTTTTTCTCGCGCTCGCGCCGCTCGCGACGGCCGTCGGGCTCGCGGTATGGGTCCTCGCGTTCCTGCCGACCGGGTACGTGAGCCTGGCTTCGATCGTGACGGCCGTTCTCTTTCCCTTCGCGCTGCTCGCGACCGGCACTCCCGCGCGGTCCGCGCTGTTCGTCGTGGCCGTGATCGTGGCCCTCTTCGTCGTATGGACGCACCGGCAGAACATCGCCCGGCTCCGGCGCGGCGAGGAGCACCGCTTCCGCCGCGGCAAGCGCGGCGCCGGCGCGACGCATCCCGCGCGCTTCCGGAGCTGA